Genomic segment of Eupeodes corollae chromosome 2, idEupCoro1.1, whole genome shotgun sequence:
TTGATGTCGATGACAGTAAGGCGGATGATGACACCGAGGACGGTGAAAAGTCAGGAAAGGTCGAACTTTAACCTCACTGTTCAACCATTCGAATTTGGTCGTTGGCAAGGGGCGAACGTGTTTAGTGAttcaataaatatgattttaatttggaagttttttaaaagttgtttctttATAATTTCCGCTAAAACCAAAGAAGAACAAGTAGCTTTAAGATGACGCCATCGACTTACAGTCCACATCTTACTAGTCAATGGTTATACgattcattatttaaaaattaaaactgttatAAACACagcagaagaataaaattaaggTTCCAATTCAAATATTggaaacatatttttgattCTGTTTCACgacttcttgtttttttatttttgtattacaatGGAATCAAACAAATGCGAAAACCTTCCTCTTTACACTTCTGTATTTATTACCTACGGCTATATGTCAAGCTAGTACATTTCAGTGACACCAGAAACGTTGAAATAGGCCTCAGATAACGCTGGTAACGGAATCCGATGAATAAGTTTTGGGTAGATTCGAAGTGagattttgaatttatgtttaAGGTGCAAATACTAATTTCAAATGTCAATCATTTTGCagcttattttattgtttggacGTTTTTGAACGATAGTCATGTAGTAAACGCCGCCGGTGTATACTTTCTAAAGAATTTTCGTAATTCAAAACGAAATAGTACTACCCCACAATATAAtatgtgtttaaataaaaaaatcatggtGAAACTGGGCATTAGTGCTAGAATAAACCATTGTGATTTGGCCATCCATCCAGTAGCTCTCAATCTCCTAGTCTATTGTGACCTCACATACTCAACAAATGTCATCACTCATcatttgcatttgtttatttGCTTTTTGCTCTGGAAAAGAAATTACTAATTTTTCCCACGGCCCAAATTCAAGAAATTACttgcatttaattaaaacatttacttttaaatgaaaaataacaatcaTGATCATTCGAGGAAGACTATCTTTTAGGATTTTATCATATCTGGTGTCAATTTCACTCATTTTGTCCATACTCTGGGCTCTAACCCACAGCCGTCTGTGCAACTATGATGAATACGTTTGTGTCGAAACAGCTCGCCAGATCGAGGAGGAACTACAAAGTGAAACTTTGGTGGATCTAAAGGACTTCAAGTACACAATTGACAACGACGTATGCAATAGAAGTCGCCGAGAACTCATAGGTACACCCATTCATTTACTTTTATTGTCGGAAataggtttaaaattatttgtcttGAAATTCCAAACAAAACAGGTATCATAATTGTGACTTCCTATGTTGGACACGATGAACTGCGATCTGCTCATCGACAATCAATATCCCAAAGCAAGTTAGTGGAAATAGGCTTCTCCAGGGTATTTCTGTTGGCCGAAATACCCGCCTCGGAGAAGTACATCAAGCAATCGCAGGTTATCGATGAGAATAGGAAATTCGGAGACATCTTGCAGGGTAACTTCGTAGAAGCCTACAGGAATCTCACCTACAAGCATGTCATGGGCCTGAAATGGGCCACAACAAAGTGTTTCCGGGCCAAATTCATCATAAAAATAGACGACGATGTTGTGTTCGATTTGTTCCATCTCAGGTACTACCTCGAGGGCCTAGAAATCAATGGCTCCCCTAACAAATTCATGGCTGGCTATGTTCTTGA
This window contains:
- the LOC129945378 gene encoding beta-1,3-galactosyltransferase 5 codes for the protein MIIRGRLSFRILSYLVSISLILSILWALTHSRLCNYDEYVCVETARQIEEELQSETLVDLKDFKYTIDNDVCNRSRRELIGIIIVTSYVGHDELRSAHRQSISQSKLVEIGFSRVFLLAEIPASEKYIKQSQVIDENRKFGDILQGNFVEAYRNLTYKHVMGLKWATTKCFRAKFIIKIDDDVVFDLFHLRYYLEGLEINGSPNKFMAGYVLDNKTPIRLTANKWSVTRDEYPGDVYPDYLSGWLYITNPITALQLVRRSQSEKFFWIDDTWVTGVLRDRLSIPLIKLNEWFSSNAQFLDCCIRDVKDFSYECEYFVGPNGGDTKMIIEFLHGIEKCYFDECTKRTPEQSVKQTCVSSAKRFVPDHGDALIREVKL